One window of Robiginitalea biformata HTCC2501 genomic DNA carries:
- a CDS encoding alkaline phosphatase family protein — protein MGSIRLIFLLLLTFPVGYGQSDAALRPKLVVGVVVDQMRFDYLEKYRENFGDGGFLRLLREGYSFENMQYDYIPTVTAAGHASIYTGTTPSGHGIIGNSWYDRDAGRIVDNVGDTTVQIIGSLMPNGEGRSPARLMAPTLSDRLREWAGPESRIISISLKDRGAILPGGHQADAAYWHDWETSPGYFVSSTYYMDALPAWVEDFNAAGLSENYMHQTWTPLLPMEAYKNSAPDDNPYEVVLKGKDAPVFPYDLAAMRSEYGEGQPYHNILWATPYGNELVREFALRALRSEELGKDSIPDFLGISFSTPDVAGHTFGPQSVEMADIYLRLDRDIAKLLQALDQEVGQGRYLLFLTSDHGVHPVVSQAQEQGLPAGLAVLPRYRQDLMFHLSLRYGAFNWIESFGTEQIYLNRKLAEEKGIPLAEIQQVAAAFMAEQPGVRYALTASDLAEKAMKAPLPAMLQKGFYANRSGDVLLVYEPGYAPTMNYRIAVSEVRGATHGSGYAFDTHVPLLWFGAGIPQGSTDRLVHPANIVPTLTRVLNLTPLPGAAGQPLDELLD, from the coding sequence ATGGGATCCATCCGGCTCATTTTCCTGTTGCTGCTGACTTTCCCGGTGGGTTATGGACAGTCGGATGCGGCATTGCGCCCAAAACTCGTCGTGGGCGTGGTGGTGGATCAGATGCGATTTGATTATCTGGAAAAATACCGTGAAAATTTCGGCGATGGGGGCTTTCTGCGACTCCTCCGCGAAGGTTACTCCTTTGAGAATATGCAGTACGACTACATACCTACCGTAACCGCGGCGGGTCATGCCTCCATTTACACGGGCACCACGCCTTCCGGCCACGGGATTATCGGGAATTCATGGTACGACCGGGACGCGGGCCGAATAGTTGACAACGTAGGGGATACCACCGTGCAAATTATCGGATCGCTGATGCCGAATGGAGAAGGCCGTTCACCAGCGCGGTTGATGGCGCCCACACTTTCGGACCGTCTGCGCGAATGGGCGGGGCCGGAGTCGCGGATTATCAGCATTTCCCTGAAGGATCGGGGGGCGATACTGCCCGGGGGCCACCAGGCGGATGCCGCGTACTGGCACGATTGGGAAACCAGTCCGGGTTATTTTGTTTCCAGCACCTATTACATGGACGCGCTCCCTGCCTGGGTGGAAGATTTCAACGCAGCGGGTCTTTCTGAAAACTATATGCATCAGACATGGACCCCGTTGCTTCCCATGGAGGCCTACAAGAACAGCGCCCCGGACGACAACCCATACGAGGTGGTCCTCAAGGGCAAGGATGCCCCGGTTTTTCCCTACGACCTGGCTGCGATGCGCAGTGAATACGGGGAAGGGCAACCCTATCACAACATCCTCTGGGCCACGCCCTACGGGAATGAACTCGTAAGGGAATTTGCCCTGAGGGCCCTGCGGTCTGAGGAGCTCGGAAAGGATTCGATTCCCGACTTTTTAGGGATCAGTTTTTCAACCCCCGACGTGGCAGGGCATACTTTTGGCCCGCAATCGGTGGAAATGGCAGATATCTACCTGCGGCTCGACCGGGATATTGCCAAACTCCTCCAGGCGCTGGACCAGGAGGTCGGGCAGGGCCGGTACCTCCTCTTCCTGACTTCTGATCACGGCGTCCATCCGGTGGTATCCCAGGCGCAGGAACAGGGTCTTCCTGCAGGGTTGGCGGTACTTCCCAGATACCGTCAGGATCTGATGTTCCATCTGTCCCTTCGATACGGCGCTTTTAATTGGATTGAATCGTTTGGCACCGAACAGATCTATCTAAACCGCAAACTGGCAGAAGAAAAGGGAATTCCACTTGCGGAAATCCAGCAGGTCGCCGCTGCATTCATGGCTGAGCAACCGGGTGTTCGCTATGCCCTGACGGCATCTGACCTGGCAGAGAAAGCGATGAAAGCCCCACTGCCGGCCATGTTGCAGAAGGGATTTTATGCGAACCGGTCAGGGGATGTGCTACTCGTCTACGAACCAGGTTATGCGCCAACTATGAATTATCGAATCGCCGTCTCCGAAGTTCGAGGAGCCACCCATGGTTCCGGATATGCCTTCGACACCCATGTGCCGCTGTTGTGGTTTGGCGCGGGGATTCCACAAGGTTCCACCGACCGCCTGGTGCATCCGGCCAATATTGTCCCGACACTGACCCGTGTGCTCAATCTCACTCCGCTGCCCGGGGCGGCCGGCCAGCCTCTTGACGAGTTACTCGACTGA
- a CDS encoding helix-turn-helix transcriptional regulator gives MLTISIKANSISEYFAQVQNVLGGELTDYWGEYVLDIDNQYARGSLRYREFEWGASVFDYDIVFHQPTVFRICTIRYNPIHFVYCLEGHSEHRFGHESETRKFEQFQSVIVTGPAEGFQTGEFPAGVPLKINSIRIDREKFISNRLQVVETLNQRLYDVFHDVERRQAFAYQGSYNLALAPLVEKLYSLESRGLIRIMQIEGLILQILSAHIMDHEESMAGTNGNVRVLSRELMIVRDIARQISEQVAGDYSLPALSKATGLSQYKLQEGFKSLYTRTVADYVRHVRLETARNLLRKTDMNISEVVYSVGFNSRSYFSNIFKKQYGLSPSDFISKLRRTGSD, from the coding sequence ATGTTGACCATTTCTATCAAGGCAAATTCCATTTCCGAATACTTTGCACAGGTGCAAAATGTTCTGGGCGGGGAACTGACCGATTACTGGGGCGAATACGTCCTGGATATAGACAACCAGTACGCCAGGGGATCCCTGCGTTATCGGGAATTCGAATGGGGAGCCAGCGTCTTTGACTACGACATTGTTTTTCACCAGCCAACCGTATTTCGCATCTGTACCATACGATATAACCCGATCCACTTTGTCTATTGCCTGGAAGGTCATAGCGAACACCGTTTCGGGCACGAATCCGAAACCCGGAAATTCGAGCAATTCCAGTCCGTGATCGTCACCGGTCCGGCCGAGGGGTTTCAAACGGGGGAATTTCCAGCGGGGGTGCCGTTGAAGATCAACTCCATCCGCATCGACCGCGAAAAATTCATCAGCAACAGGCTGCAGGTGGTCGAAACCTTAAACCAGCGGCTCTACGACGTGTTCCACGATGTTGAAAGGCGGCAGGCGTTTGCCTACCAGGGATCGTATAACCTGGCCCTGGCCCCCCTGGTGGAAAAATTGTATAGCCTGGAATCCCGGGGCCTGATCCGCATCATGCAGATAGAAGGCCTGATACTCCAAATCCTCTCCGCCCACATCATGGACCACGAAGAATCCATGGCCGGCACAAACGGTAACGTACGGGTCCTGAGCCGGGAACTAATGATAGTCCGGGACATTGCACGGCAAATTTCTGAGCAGGTTGCCGGCGATTATTCGCTCCCTGCCCTGTCGAAGGCCACCGGGCTTTCCCAGTACAAACTGCAGGAAGGGTTTAAAAGCCTCTATACCCGGACCGTGGCGGATTACGTGCGGCACGTACGCCTGGAAACGGCGCGCAACCTGTTGCGGAAGACGGATATGAACATCAGCGAGGTGGTTTATTCCGTGGGTTTTAACAGCAGGAGTTATTTCTCGAATATATTTAAAAAGCAATACGGCCTCAGCCCCAGCGATTTCATCAGCAAACTCAGGCGGACGGGTTCGGATTAG
- a CDS encoding CusA/CzcA family heavy metal efflux RND transporter, protein MLNNIIDFSIKNKFLVLLFTGALAATGLYSLTRLSVGAVPDVTNNQVQVITTSRNLSTQDMERFITYPVELEMANLPGVEEIRSVSKFGLSVVTIVFEDRLGTYLPRQLIAEKLNAAADRIPEGFGTPTMGPISTGLGEIYQYILDVEPEFRDRYTATELRTIQDWIIKRQLSGIPGVVEVNTWGGNLKQYEVAVNSDRLMAMGVTVSDLVDALEGNNGIAGGSYIEKGNQAYFIRGEGLIGSLEDIRNTVVKTIDGIPLYVRDVAQVGFGRAPRFGAITGNGEGEKVLGQVMMLKGANSKEVIQAVKERVASISRSLPKGVYINAFLDRSELIARTTSTVVENLVLGCLIVIFVVVLLLGNFRSGLIVASVIPLSLLFGISLMHLFGVDANLMSLGAIDFGIIIDGAVIIVEYIAYRLSRRLPGSAEGGGEPLNIRRDRITREGASKMMTSAIFGQLIILIVFIPILALSGVEGKMFRPMALAFSFTLIGAIILCFTYVPVMSSLILKPVDPDRRTFPNRMMTRLKHWYGRALGWAFRRKRMVISAAGACLLLALGLFAIMGAEFVPTLDEGDFVIQPVLKTGTSLQKTIETTTRIENILLEEFPEVEQVVTRIGAAEVPTDPMSMEESDVIITLKPRSEWVSATSKDGLAARFKEALAVIPGLEVEFTQPIEMRFNELITGVRADIAVKVFGEDLNQLARLGDRIKTLAETVPGAADIVVEKIEGLPQLNISYDRERIARYGLNIREINQTLSLAYAGRPVGQVYEGERRFDLVLRLEEGHRGRLEEVGQLFIDLPGGGKVPLSEVARVELQEGAAKISRDDTRRRMVVGINVRNRDLQSVVDDIRGLVEEKIDLPPGYSITYGGQFENLRSAKSRLAVAVPIALLLIFIMLYFAFGSAQDALMIFSAIPLSAVGGVFLLWLRGMPFSISAGVGFIALFGIAVLNGIVMIEHFKELMKKGGENLEALIRRGATDRLRAVLLTASAAALGFLPMAVSTNAGAEVQRPLATVVIGGLVSATLLTLIVLPVLYSLFSRKDKKVGFPLPRGGKLPGVLMLLVLSGPLQAQDLGISLDSLLARAEKNNSRLRAADLRRETAEALRGTAFTLDKAELFYSRDQNNLANGVPLDVIGIRQRFEFPTVYTAKRNALRYEAAMANNSYESEKRDLYLQISSLYNSYVIAREKLRIYRQLDTLYSRFARAADRRFELGATNYLEKVTARSKQQQIRLELQAARTRASKLESEIRLQVQDDSLPPLEAPPPMELVAAPPDISQIPEIRNFQNRLAAQKYTRKLEANRLLPDLSAEYFRGTNEVTKNAFEGYLLGVSIPVFFGGQASRIRAARLAESAIIEDQKAYSLGLDTRQEQLQEQLQQERQALSYYKEEGNQLATAIMEAAEAGFHNGEIDFFRYIESLENSYGIRLDYLDQLESYNQSILNINFIKY, encoded by the coding sequence ATGCTCAACAACATCATTGATTTCAGTATTAAAAATAAATTCCTGGTCCTCTTGTTTACGGGCGCCCTGGCCGCTACCGGCCTGTACTCCCTGACACGGCTATCCGTGGGCGCCGTTCCGGACGTGACCAACAACCAGGTGCAGGTGATTACCACTTCCCGCAATTTGTCTACTCAGGACATGGAGCGCTTTATCACCTATCCGGTGGAGCTCGAAATGGCCAACTTGCCAGGCGTTGAAGAAATACGATCCGTTTCCAAATTCGGGCTTTCCGTAGTTACCATCGTTTTTGAGGACCGTCTGGGCACCTACCTGCCCCGACAGCTGATCGCGGAAAAGCTCAATGCCGCCGCCGACCGGATTCCCGAGGGATTCGGGACACCCACGATGGGCCCCATCAGTACCGGATTAGGAGAAATATACCAGTACATCCTGGATGTAGAACCCGAATTCAGGGACCGCTACACAGCTACAGAACTCCGGACGATCCAGGATTGGATCATCAAACGACAACTTTCGGGTATCCCCGGGGTGGTGGAGGTCAATACCTGGGGCGGAAACCTGAAGCAATACGAAGTTGCCGTCAATTCGGACCGGCTCATGGCCATGGGGGTAACGGTATCCGACCTGGTGGATGCCCTGGAGGGGAACAACGGGATCGCAGGGGGCAGTTACATTGAAAAAGGCAACCAGGCGTATTTTATCAGGGGGGAAGGCCTGATCGGTTCCCTGGAGGACATACGGAATACCGTCGTCAAAACTATCGACGGGATCCCGCTCTATGTTCGGGATGTTGCCCAGGTAGGCTTTGGGCGGGCGCCGCGATTCGGAGCGATTACCGGCAACGGGGAAGGCGAGAAGGTCCTCGGGCAGGTAATGATGCTCAAAGGGGCCAATTCCAAAGAGGTTATCCAGGCCGTCAAGGAACGGGTGGCCTCTATCTCCAGGTCGCTGCCAAAAGGGGTGTATATCAATGCCTTCCTAGACCGCAGCGAGCTCATCGCCCGCACTACGTCCACCGTAGTGGAAAACCTGGTCCTGGGGTGCCTGATCGTCATTTTCGTCGTGGTCCTGTTGTTGGGGAATTTCCGGTCCGGGCTTATTGTCGCCTCGGTCATCCCCCTGTCCCTATTATTCGGTATCTCCCTGATGCACCTATTCGGGGTGGATGCCAACCTGATGAGCCTGGGGGCCATTGATTTCGGCATCATTATCGACGGGGCCGTTATCATTGTGGAATATATCGCCTATCGATTATCCAGGCGTTTACCCGGCAGCGCTGAGGGGGGTGGGGAACCGCTGAACATCCGGCGGGACAGAATCACGCGGGAAGGCGCTTCCAAAATGATGACTTCGGCGATTTTCGGACAATTGATCATCCTTATCGTATTTATACCTATCCTGGCATTGAGCGGGGTGGAAGGGAAAATGTTCCGTCCGATGGCCCTCGCTTTCAGCTTTACGCTGATCGGCGCTATAATCCTTTGCTTTACCTACGTCCCTGTTATGTCCTCCCTGATCCTCAAACCAGTGGACCCGGATCGCCGGACGTTCCCGAACCGGATGATGACGCGCCTGAAACACTGGTACGGCCGGGCTCTTGGCTGGGCTTTCCGGCGCAAGCGCATGGTTATCAGCGCGGCGGGCGCTTGCCTGTTGCTAGCACTTGGTTTATTCGCTATCATGGGCGCAGAATTCGTGCCCACCCTGGACGAAGGGGATTTTGTCATTCAACCCGTCCTGAAAACAGGTACCAGCCTCCAGAAAACCATCGAGACGACCACGCGAATTGAAAATATCCTGCTGGAGGAGTTCCCGGAAGTGGAGCAGGTTGTTACCCGGATTGGCGCGGCAGAAGTTCCCACTGATCCCATGAGTATGGAGGAAAGCGATGTGATCATTACCCTGAAACCCCGCAGCGAGTGGGTATCGGCCACCAGCAAGGATGGCCTGGCCGCCCGGTTCAAGGAGGCACTCGCAGTGATTCCCGGTCTGGAGGTGGAATTCACCCAGCCTATTGAAATGCGTTTTAATGAATTGATAACCGGGGTACGGGCGGATATTGCTGTCAAGGTGTTCGGGGAAGACCTGAATCAACTGGCCCGTCTGGGCGATCGCATCAAAACCCTGGCAGAGACGGTCCCCGGGGCTGCCGATATTGTCGTGGAAAAAATCGAAGGGCTCCCGCAATTGAACATCTCCTACGATCGGGAGCGCATTGCGCGATACGGTCTGAACATCCGGGAAATCAACCAAACGCTTTCGCTCGCCTATGCCGGCAGGCCCGTAGGCCAGGTTTACGAAGGCGAACGCCGATTCGACCTGGTCCTTCGCCTGGAGGAAGGCCATCGAGGCCGCCTGGAGGAAGTCGGGCAACTCTTTATCGACCTGCCCGGAGGCGGGAAGGTACCCTTATCCGAAGTCGCCCGGGTGGAATTGCAGGAAGGGGCTGCAAAAATCTCCCGGGATGACACCCGTCGGCGGATGGTGGTCGGGATCAATGTGCGAAACCGGGACCTGCAATCCGTGGTGGATGATATACGCGGGCTTGTAGAGGAGAAAATCGACCTCCCCCCCGGATATAGTATCACCTACGGCGGGCAGTTCGAAAACCTCCGCAGTGCCAAATCGCGTTTGGCTGTCGCCGTGCCCATTGCCCTGTTGCTTATTTTCATCATGCTCTATTTTGCCTTCGGGTCTGCTCAGGACGCACTGATGATCTTCTCGGCCATCCCGTTGTCGGCAGTGGGCGGTGTATTCCTGCTCTGGCTACGCGGGATGCCTTTCAGCATCTCCGCCGGAGTGGGTTTTATCGCACTCTTCGGCATCGCCGTCCTCAACGGGATCGTTATGATAGAGCACTTTAAGGAATTAATGAAAAAAGGGGGTGAAAACCTGGAGGCCTTGATCCGGCGGGGCGCAACCGACCGGCTTCGGGCCGTTCTGCTGACAGCCTCTGCGGCTGCCCTCGGATTCCTGCCTATGGCTGTTTCAACCAATGCAGGTGCCGAGGTTCAAAGGCCGCTGGCAACCGTGGTAATCGGCGGGCTGGTGAGTGCAACGCTATTGACGCTGATTGTCCTACCGGTACTCTACAGCCTGTTTTCCAGGAAAGACAAGAAGGTGGGATTCCCGCTTCCCCGCGGCGGGAAACTTCCGGGGGTGCTCATGCTACTGGTACTGTCCGGGCCCCTTCAGGCGCAGGACCTCGGGATATCCCTGGACAGTCTCCTGGCCCGGGCGGAAAAGAACAACAGCAGGCTCCGGGCGGCCGACCTGCGGCGGGAAACGGCAGAAGCCCTGAGGGGTACGGCGTTTACCCTGGATAAGGCGGAATTGTTCTACAGTCGCGACCAGAACAACCTGGCCAATGGCGTCCCCCTGGATGTAATCGGGATCCGGCAGCGCTTTGAATTCCCTACCGTTTACACAGCCAAACGGAATGCCCTCCGCTATGAAGCGGCAATGGCAAACAATTCCTATGAATCTGAAAAACGGGACCTCTATCTTCAGATCAGCAGCCTGTACAACAGCTATGTGATCGCACGTGAAAAGTTGCGCATTTACCGGCAACTCGACACCCTCTACTCCCGTTTCGCCCGGGCAGCGGACCGGCGGTTTGAGCTCGGGGCCACCAACTACCTGGAAAAAGTAACAGCCCGGTCCAAGCAGCAGCAGATCCGGTTGGAACTGCAGGCAGCCAGGACCCGCGCCAGCAAACTCGAGTCGGAAATCCGGCTTCAGGTGCAGGACGACAGCCTGCCGCCCCTGGAAGCCCCGCCGCCGATGGAACTGGTGGCCGCACCGCCGGATATATCCCAAATCCCAGAAATCCGAAACTTCCAAAATCGGCTTGCCGCTCAAAAATACACCCGGAAACTTGAAGCAAACCGCCTGTTACCCGACCTGAGCGCAGAATACTTCCGGGGGACCAACGAGGTGACGAAAAATGCCTTTGAGGGGTATTTGCTGGGAGTCAGTATCCCCGTATTCTTTGGGGGGCAGGCCTCCAGAATCCGTGCTGCCCGCCTGGCGGAATCGGCCATTATCGAGGATCAGAAAGCTTACTCCCTTGGGCTGGATACCAGGCAGGAGCAATTGCAGGAACAGCTGCAACAGGAACGTCAGGCTCTTTCTTACTATAAGGAAGAAGGCAACCAACTGGCAACTGCCATCATGGAGGCCGCTGAGGCCGGGTTCCACAATGGGGAAATCGATTTTTTCAGGTATATCGAGAGCCTGGAAAACAGCTATGGGATCCGACTGGACTACCTGGACCAATTGGAATCCTATAACCAAAGCATTCTCAACATTAATTTTATCAAATACTGA
- a CDS encoding efflux RND transporter periplasmic adaptor subunit, whose protein sequence is MFTPGILYRIGMLLLAVGLGACNSRENPAGNLADREPAGDIVLISPEQFDGNGMQLGHPQMRNFAEILEVSGTIDVPPENRAVVSAVRGGFVKSISLLVGDRVRKGQRIAALENPEFLQLQQDYLETREQLPYKKAEYRRQKTLYGEKISSEKSYLQAESDYKTALARLGGLGSQLKLLNFDPETLEPGNLRAESQVYAPIAGSVTQVNVIKGAFVSQATEIVEIVDDDHIHLELTVYEKDIGKLRIGQPIRFSLPEQSGQQYNAEVYLIGTSIGPDRTVKVHAHLAEATGANLLVGMFVRAQIELGDPGTGENSGSTSVTGARDNASPSAMLSLPEGAVVTQGGQSYILVLEEQREDGYRMRQIPISTGQKARGFVAVTGDGLSRETTVLVRGAFSLIAAP, encoded by the coding sequence ATGTTTACACCTGGAATTTTATATCGAATCGGGATGCTCCTGTTGGCCGTTGGGCTCGGCGCCTGCAATTCCCGGGAAAACCCTGCCGGTAATCTGGCAGATAGAGAACCGGCCGGGGATATCGTCCTGATCAGCCCGGAACAATTTGATGGAAACGGCATGCAACTGGGGCATCCTCAGATGCGAAATTTTGCGGAAATACTGGAAGTTAGCGGTACTATCGACGTCCCCCCGGAAAACCGGGCCGTCGTCAGCGCGGTACGGGGCGGGTTTGTCAAATCCATCTCCCTGCTCGTGGGTGACCGCGTCCGGAAGGGACAGCGGATTGCGGCCCTGGAAAATCCTGAATTTTTACAACTCCAACAGGATTACCTGGAAACCCGGGAACAATTGCCGTACAAAAAGGCCGAATACCGCCGGCAAAAAACACTCTACGGGGAAAAAATCAGCTCGGAAAAAAGTTATCTGCAGGCAGAAAGCGATTACAAAACCGCCCTGGCGCGGTTGGGGGGCCTGGGCAGCCAGTTGAAACTCCTGAATTTTGACCCGGAAACCCTGGAGCCCGGCAACCTGCGTGCCGAAAGCCAGGTGTACGCCCCAATTGCCGGTTCCGTCACCCAGGTAAACGTAATCAAAGGAGCTTTTGTATCCCAGGCCACGGAGATAGTCGAGATCGTCGACGATGACCATATTCACCTGGAGTTGACTGTTTATGAAAAGGATATCGGCAAATTACGGATCGGGCAGCCTATCCGGTTCAGCCTCCCGGAACAATCCGGGCAGCAGTACAATGCCGAAGTCTATCTGATCGGTACGTCAATCGGGCCGGACCGGACCGTTAAAGTTCATGCACACCTGGCAGAAGCGACCGGGGCAAACCTCCTGGTAGGGATGTTCGTCCGGGCACAAATTGAACTGGGTGATCCGGGCACCGGCGAAAACTCCGGCAGCACCTCCGTGACCGGTGCCCGGGACAACGCGTCCCCTTCGGCCATGCTGTCCCTCCCGGAGGGAGCGGTGGTCACCCAGGGCGGCCAATCCTACATCCTGGTCCTGGAGGAGCAGCGGGAGGATGGCTACCGGATGCGGCAAATCCCGATATCCACAGGCCAGAAGGCCCGGGGGTTTGTTGCTGTAACCGGGGACGGCCTCAGTAGAGAAACCACGGTCCTGGTCCGCGGGGCGTTTAGCCTGATAGCCGCACCTTAA
- a CDS encoding penicillin acylase family protein has protein sequence MEKLPNSPRLAYRRLLKALQPVVGAVLLMATLTACRQEREAGPTIPGIQENVEVIRDPYGINHIYAKNEHDLFFAQGYLAARDRLFQFEIWRRQATGTVAEILGERELQRDIGTRLFAYRGDLEEDFGVYHPRGSAIIRAYTDGVNAYIEEALAHPESLPLEFRALGILPGKWTPDVVISRHQGLLGNSDEELAIGRAVAAIGEEAVKSLLWFHPKEPDLELADGIDAESLSEDILKLYNAYRKPVRFEPEDMDPGFPGSSVALENLMGNPDTPDLLTAADKPALPVSDSLSIGSNNWVVAGERTASGHPVMANDPHRRISVPSLRYMVHLVAPGWDVIGGGEPEIPGVSIGHNPHGAWGLTVFRTDGEDIYVYDTDPEDPDRYRYREGWEEMETIRESIPVKGREAEDVTLKYTRHGPVLFQDTLRNKAYAMRCAWLEPGGAPYLASLRMDQARSWEEFREACNYSHIPGENMVWADTAGNIGWQAVGIAPIRPNFSGLVPVPGDGSHEWDGYLPIVEKPHALNPDKDFIATANQNVSPPEYDRWDAVGYSWSDPFRGDRIEEVLGREKPLDLKEMQALQTDYLSLPARELTPYLQGMEFSGRAAEAREQLSGWDYRLEPESVAAAIYVAWENRIREAAHEQFVPEAAKPHIGSLQLERILQWVREPGQRFGNPSARSAFLKEAFESAVEGLEQRLGADMSQWQYGQPKLKHITIRHPLSGLLPDRRESLDLGPLPRGGNGYTPGSTGNNMNQSSGATFRLVVPVGDWDRARAMNSPGQSGDPDSPYYGNLFEAWARDQYFPLYYSRDSILKHADARMVLQPE, from the coding sequence ATGGAAAAATTACCGAATTCCCCCCGACTTGCTTACCGGCGCCTACTGAAAGCCTTGCAACCTGTCGTTGGCGCGGTGCTCCTGATGGCAACCCTTACAGCCTGCCGGCAGGAGCGGGAGGCAGGCCCCACGATTCCCGGGATCCAGGAGAACGTCGAGGTAATCCGCGACCCGTACGGCATCAACCATATTTACGCGAAGAACGAACACGACCTGTTTTTTGCCCAGGGCTACCTGGCCGCCCGAGACCGGCTGTTCCAGTTTGAAATCTGGCGGCGGCAGGCCACCGGGACGGTAGCCGAAATCCTGGGCGAACGGGAACTCCAACGGGATATCGGGACGCGGTTGTTTGCCTATCGGGGCGACCTGGAGGAGGACTTTGGCGTATACCACCCACGGGGTTCGGCCATCATCCGGGCGTATACCGACGGGGTCAATGCCTATATCGAGGAGGCGCTGGCCCATCCCGAATCCCTGCCCTTGGAGTTCCGGGCTCTGGGAATCCTGCCCGGAAAGTGGACCCCGGATGTGGTGATCTCCCGCCATCAGGGGCTCCTGGGCAACAGCGACGAGGAACTGGCTATTGGACGGGCGGTGGCGGCCATCGGGGAGGAGGCCGTGAAATCCCTCCTCTGGTTTCACCCGAAAGAACCGGACCTGGAATTGGCGGACGGCATTGATGCGGAGTCCCTTTCCGAAGACATTTTGAAACTTTACAATGCCTACCGCAAGCCGGTTCGCTTTGAGCCGGAGGACATGGACCCTGGCTTCCCGGGTAGTAGCGTAGCGCTTGAAAACCTCATGGGTAATCCGGATACCCCAGACCTCCTGACTGCAGCTGATAAACCTGCACTGCCTGTGTCCGACAGCCTGTCGATTGGCAGCAACAACTGGGTGGTTGCAGGGGAACGCACGGCCAGCGGCCACCCGGTAATGGCCAATGACCCCCATCGCCGGATCAGTGTGCCATCCCTGCGCTATATGGTCCACCTGGTGGCGCCTGGCTGGGATGTGATCGGCGGTGGCGAGCCGGAGATCCCAGGGGTGTCTATCGGCCACAACCCCCATGGGGCCTGGGGCCTGACTGTATTCAGGACGGACGGGGAGGACATCTACGTCTATGATACGGACCCGGAGGACCCGGACCGCTACCGGTATCGGGAGGGTTGGGAAGAAATGGAAACCATCCGCGAATCCATCCCCGTGAAAGGCCGCGAGGCTGAGGATGTGACGCTGAAATATACACGTCACGGGCCGGTCCTCTTCCAGGATACGTTGCGGAACAAGGCCTACGCGATGCGGTGCGCCTGGCTGGAGCCCGGGGGGGCACCCTACCTGGCGTCGCTCAGGATGGACCAGGCGCGTTCCTGGGAGGAATTCCGGGAAGCCTGCAATTACAGCCATATTCCCGGGGAAAACATGGTCTGGGCGGACACGGCGGGCAACATCGGCTGGCAGGCGGTGGGCATTGCCCCGATCCGGCCAAATTTTTCCGGTTTGGTGCCCGTGCCCGGGGACGGCTCCCACGAGTGGGACGGCTATTTGCCCATTGTGGAGAAGCCCCATGCGTTGAACCCGGATAAAGATTTTATCGCCACGGCCAATCAGAACGTGTCCCCCCCGGAGTATGACCGGTGGGATGCCGTTGGATATTCCTGGTCGGACCCCTTCCGGGGTGACCGGATTGAGGAGGTGCTCGGCAGGGAGAAACCGCTCGACCTCAAAGAAATGCAGGCCCTGCAGACCGATTACCTGTCACTGCCTGCCCGGGAACTCACTCCATATCTGCAGGGGATGGAGTTCAGCGGGCGCGCTGCTGAGGCCCGGGAGCAGTTGTCCGGCTGGGATTACCGATTGGAGCCGGAATCGGTGGCAGCGGCCATCTATGTGGCCTGGGAAAACCGGATCCGCGAAGCAGCGCATGAGCAATTTGTCCCGGAGGCCGCAAAACCGCATATCGGGAGCCTGCAACTGGAGCGTATCCTGCAGTGGGTTCGGGAACCGGGGCAGCGCTTCGGCAACCCGTCTGCCCGGAGTGCTTTCCTCAAAGAGGCGTTTGAATCGGCCGTTGAGGGTCTGGAACAGCGCCTGGGAGCCGATATGTCCCAATGGCAGTACGGGCAGCCGAAGCTGAAACACATTACCATCCGCCACCCGCTGAGCGGCTTGTTGCCCGACCGCCGGGAATCCCTGGACCTCGGGCCCCTGCCGCGGGGCGGCAACGGGTACACGCCGGGGTCTACCGGTAACAACATGAACCAAAGCAGCGGGGCCACATTCCGCCTGGTGGTCCCGGTAGGGGACTGGGACCGGGCCCGCGCCATGAACAGCCCGGGCCAGTCCGGCGACCCGGACAGCCCGTATTACGGCAATTTGTTTGAGGCCTGGGCCAGGGACCAATATTTTCCCCTGTATTACTCAAGGGATTCCATCCTGAAGCATGCGGATGCCCGGATGGTCCTGCAGCCGGAATAG